The sequence ATTAGAGAAGCGAAAGTTGATAAATTACCGAGATATGGGTAGGTTGGATAATATATAGACCACCCGTTCGCTCGCTGAAAATTACCAATAGCCAATGTAGTAGCTCGTTCTGAGGAGTTTGACTTCTTGAAAGGTGAGGATGGTTTCACTATTTCCTTTTAATCCCATTCCCTTTTTCCGCGAAACATCTCGCATTAGGATGAAACAAACTATTCCAGTTGTTCCGACTGAGCCGGCACCTATTGTCACGTCGGCTAAGATTTGTAATCTTCTCTCTGATCTCCTTGTTCTATCCCGTCTATTTTATGATTGAAACATAAGCAGGATACTGATGAAGAACTTTTCACAGACGTGATCCCTACGCCAATGCCTCTTTCAGAAGCTATAGAAAAACGGAAGAGAAAGGTTGCCGCGGAGGAAAATCTTGACGAGGACGCTCCTGCTTCATCCCATCTCAACGATGAGGATCTTCCTCCCTTAGTACCATCGACAAACCCTGCATTCCCTAACGCTGTTGTCAAGAAGCCTTCCAATACCCACGCCAAGGGAGCTTCAGCCAAAGTGAAAACGGATGCACCAACATCTGAAAAAGACGAGTCTCGGGCGGTCGCGCCTAATGCTCAAGGCACTAGAAAATCTGCTAGACGGAGTACGATGGGTGCTGAAGATGATGCGGATAAGTCGTATCTTAGTGAACTGCGCGGTGAAGGTGGGGACGAGGAGGCGATTACGAGCGACGGTGATGAGAAGATGGACGAAGAATAACAATAATATCATGATTTTTGGGTTGTATATTATAATGCGATCACGAGCAGCATTACTTGCATGTATCAGTTGTCTTTCTCTTGCCTTTACTTAATTTGGATGGCGAATGGCTGGACCAATGTTGATGTTTGACGATGTGAAACGCCAAAAAGCGCGTCGACGCGTCGTGAATAGCTTATTGATTATTTCTTCTGATCTCTTCTTACGTATTCCTTTCCTGTTCGACCACTTTCGTCTGCCAACATATTTCGTACACTAGGTATCACAGCACTGTATAGCATACGACTGTCCCACTGGGTCAGAAATACATTGCAGCCTGAATTATTCTCGTCTGCCCAACCAACAATCAAGCATGCCAAGAAGATGTATGTATACCCGTGAATTACCTCTTTGCGGAAAAATACAAGCCCCGTGCAGTGTGTATTACCCGTGCTGCTGTGCGTCAGACGGCGGCGTACACACAAGTTCTCAGATTCCTTCCCACACAACTTTTCTCTTGCCCTCTTTCCGTTTTCTCACTTATATAACATCGTATAATATTCAGTATCTAGCATCACCTAAAACCATACTCACCATGCTTGCCCGCCTCACCACCTTCGCCCTCACCTTTGCCCTCACCGCTCGGGGTCCGTAGCCCTTCGTTTCCCAGCCTGAAGAGTCATGCTAATCAGTCCATGTTACTATGTACAGCTGCCATTACTATCCTTTACCCTACCACAGACACTATCTGGTACAAGAACAACACAGTCACGCTCAACTGGACAATCTCCGACCCGCAAACAGATACTTATCTCTTCAGAACCTACTTGTTCAACACTGATCAGAGTCTGCTCGCGGGGAATCACTCGATTGCCGACAGTACAAACGCGACTTCCCAGTTTGTGAGGATTCTCTTGACGAATGTCCCTTCTGGGTGAGTGCATGGTGGAATAGTTTCGTACGTTGAATTACAGGAGGCTTACCAGGCGAGACTGCAGTCAAGGCTATACGGTCAGCTTTGTGAATACGACCAATGAAGCTCAGGTCTTTGCAACTTCTGAAGCGTTTCAGATTGCTGATGGTGAAGGTTTGTGTGAAAATAAACCCATCAAGAGAGGAATTAATGGGGGTTTTCCTAGTCGCGAATTCCACTACGACTGCTTCATCAACCACTGCtacatcctcatcttccatcttcatcccaAACAGCAAAACAACTACTTCTTCCTCGTGCGTGGAACAGTTCTTGGATTCTACCTGCGCACATGCTAATCTCGCTAATCCAGGTTTACCACAAACCCATTTGCCACCGCCCAAGCTAGCGCGACTTCTAAATCCTCAAATTCTGGTAGTACACTTGACACCCGCGCCATTGCCAACATCCTGCAAGGCGGAATGGTCCTTCTACTCATAGTGATCGGAATGGGTATCACTCTTTAAAATTCTCTGGGACACTTTTCTTCAGAAATCGCTGTGAACAATAACATCAGCGAAGACTGGTTATCCTATAATAATGGACCTATTTTATTATAATGGACTTTCAAAGTCGTGTACCGGGCCGACATATGTCTATATATATGAATCACGTTCATTCAAATGCTTCAACAGAGCATTCTGTCCTAGCACCAGATGTCATTTCTTTTCCCAAAAGAAAAGCAGCAAAGGCACATAAAGGTTCAGTTACAACGACAATTACCACGCATACAGCTTGTTCAGAAGGACGAGACGTGCGTCATAAACAAGTTACGTAATATTTTATGCACCCCGAGCATATAAATTTGGAAGCGCCAAGCCCGTCGGGTTAGATAAAGTTGGCAAACGCATCTCTTAATTACTCTATTCACAATATTCGTTTGGCACTGCCCCGCCCCCTTAGCCATCCCGTTGGGACTTGGTTCGAACCAGTTTGTGCAACCATGGGGTGATGCAAATCGTCAGAAAGGCCATATACTTGCTCGTTACTGGTCCAAATGTAAAGTAACGTCTAAAGAAGATGCTGACATGCACAAATCATAAAATAGGCCTactcctcatcatccttcttctccttttcctcgcCCCTCCCCCCTTTTCCCAacatcttcctcttcttaCTAGCTTCAACcatctgcttcttcttcttccctgCTTCCCTATTCAAGTCccttccacctccaccaACTGCCTTCCTCTTCGGCGGGGCCTTGGcgagcttcttcttctcgttCTTGGTAGGCTTCTTCATATCCAGCATGTACTCTGGAACTGGGCACCCAGAAGAGCGGAGGACGTTGGCGATGGTACGAAGGTAAGGACCGTCTTCAATGTTGAAGAATGTGATGGCTTTTCCTGGACGACCGGCTCGACCGGTACGACCTATTCGGTGGATGTAACTCGGGACAGTCTGGGGGAAGTCTAACAgaaaaaagataaaaatTAGATGATAGTTCCGTATCATTTTGTGAGGGTGACAAGTGGGCATGACGTACCGTAATTGATGACAACCTTGACACCTCTAAAGTCCATTCCTCGCGCCAAAACTTCGGTGACAACCAGCATCCAGACGGTGCCCATCCTAAAGTCCTCGATCGCCTCATCTCTCTTCGTTTTCGCCTTACCACCATGCACAGCATCCACCTTGATCCCATCCAATACCAGCGTCTTGTAAAGCTCTTCTGCACGCTCGATAGACTGGACAAAGATGAGTGAAGGGTATGGAAGCTGACCGGAGGAAATGAGGTTTCGGAGGGCGAGGAGTTTACCGGATTCAGAACCTGTGTAAAGAAGGGATTGGTCGACAGTGGTGACTGCAGAGTCTTTCACACCCACGACCACTCGAACGCCACCATCCTTCAACCATTTTTTGGCGAGGGCTTCGGCGCCCGCAGGCATGGTGGCGGACAAGAAGCATTTCTGGACGGTAGGGTTGGTGCATGCTGAGAGGATTGGCTCGACTTGGGGCAGGAAATCAGATGAGAGAAGACGGTCTGATTCATCGAGGATGACGTATTTTGTTCTAAAGCATATTAGTGACTGTCTCTTTAAAGATGAGTGATAACTTACTGGGCAAGGGAAATTCGTCGAGAATCGATGAGATGGTGAAGACGCTCTGGTGTAGCGACGAGCACGTCGATACCAAGTCCTTCAGGGTTACCAGAGACTTTGGGAGCAAACTCATTCACAGAGCCAGTAGATTCATTGTCGTCTTCGTCGTCTTCCTCGTCTGCACTGtcctcatccttcatcTCATTGTCACTATCCTCGCCCGCCCTAACAGCCTCCCCTGGAGCACTTTCCCAGACCGCCTTCTCGGTAGCTTTCGTAAGGACCATGGACCTCCAATGCCTGCCCCTGGTTACTGCTTTAATGACACCCTGGATCTGAACCGCCAAATCGTGAGTGGGCACCACAACCAATGCTCTCACACCTTTGCCTTCTTCGGTGCCCTTGAGTTTCCTTGCGGGATCACGCAGCTTGACGATAGTAGGAAGCACATAAGACAGTGTCTTTCCAGAACCAGTGGGAGCGACACAGAGAGTATCTCTGTCTTCCAACAGACATCCTCCGACTGCGCACTGTACACCCCAAAGTGAGTGAATGTTTGCTTGAGAGAGCGCAGAGAGAAGTGGGCCTCCTTCGGCAGATGTAAGTGAATGGGATTCGTGATTGACTAATGACGGCAGGTTGGTGTGAAGAGATTTGGGAAGTGGTTCGGACCCAGTAAGGGTGATCTTTTGGGGAGGAGGTGCAGGGATagaggttgaggaggaaCCAGAGTCGGATTCAGAGTCTGACTCAGACTCGGATTCTGGCTGTGGCTTGTGCTGAGAGTGGGGATGGTCTCCAAAGAAGTCTAATGAGATGGGAAGGGCTGATCCTGTGGCCACAATGTCCACCTGCTTGCTCTTGCCTTTACGATCCTTACGCTTCTTCTGCAACAGCCACGTTAGTCGATATCCCaggagagaaaagaagacAACGCACTGCTTCAAAGAGCTGGAAGTCGTCCTTGAACCTGGACTTGTCGAACTTTGCTCCTCCTGCTGTGAGCAAACTGAATGCAGACGCCATTGCGGTGTTCAAAGTGAATGATGTTTTATTGAGAATTGCTTTCGACAATAACAATCCCACTTAATGAATTTTCAATGGAGCGGCCATGTCCGCCCTCAGCCTCATATATCACGTGACCTGGAAGATGCCGATCGATAAGGCAACGATTATGTCAAGACCAATCATCAACACAACATTACCTGTACGAATACCAGATAATGTCAAGAAGGCCAAATATCCGCTCAACAAAGTCAGTAATCAACAATAGTGTCGCTATTGTCGCAGCCGACGCAGTCAAGGAAGAATTACCAAGCCCCAAGCTCACGTACACTTCGCTCCGTCGATCGACCAGATCAAGTGTTACGGCCGAAGGATCAGCATCGCCTGTCAGGAACAGCAAATTAAACATCGCCAAGTACGAATACAAGGACCCGACACCTTCTTCTAGAAAGCGCCAGAAGATAGATGATATTGtcaaggaggaagaagttgaAACAAAGACAAGTCCGATAAAGTCTCCGGCAAAAAAACCATTGCCGCAGGTAGCGCTTGCAAAGCCCCATTCGGCCCCCGCAAAATGGGAAGAACAGTACCAATTGATTGAGAAGATGAGGCGGGGCTTTGTTGCTCCTGTTGATGAGATGTAAGAGGTGCTCGACCTCGTATGTTGAATACGTATATTGATAGCCTTACTTAGGGGCTGCGAACGGCCGAGAACAAATGCCGAAGGAGATCCAAAGGTATATTTTCACTTGAAGCCTCATGACTGATGCTAATCCCAGCATAAGACTTTTCGTTTCCATATCCTTATATCTCTCATGCTCTCCTCTCAAACAAAAGATGCTGTGACATCAGCAGCCGTCACTTCTCTTCACACCTCTCTGCCCGGTGGTCTTACTGCCGCCTCTCTCGCCACTGCACCATTGGAAACCATCCAGGAATGTATCAATAAGGTTGGATTCTGGCGGCGAAAGGCAGAGTACATCCAAGAGGCTGCAAAATCTCTTTTGGAgcaagaaggagatgagaaAGGAGACGTGCCAAAGACGGTTGAAGGTTTGTGCAAATTGAAAGGTGTAGGACCTAAAATGGCTTTTTTGGCTTTGCAATGTGCTTGGGATATGTGCGTAACCTTTATTCATCCCTCATCTGCGGGGCTCAATTGACCTGCTATTTAAAGCAACGCTGGAATCGGAGTTGACGTCCACGTCCACCGCATCACAAATCGTCTCAAATGGCACCGTCCACCTACATCCACCCCAGAACAAACCCGACTCAATCTTCAATCATGGCTTCCCCCCCATTTACATAAACCTATTAACCCCTTGATGGTTGGTTTTGGTCAAGTGATCTGCCTCCCTGTTGGGCCTAGGTGCGATATCTGTCTGTTAGGCCAGAAAGAGATATGTCCAAGTCGAGTAAAGGGGGCAAATAGTAAGGGGAGAAAAGAGGTGGTGTATAGCTTtaaggaagagggggatGAGCTTGCCGTCGGCCAGTGGCGATGGGGCCAAGCAAAGAGAGTTAAGAGTGAGGCTAAGGTTGAGATTGGGTATGAGGAAGGGCTGGAAAACATCAAAGATGAGGAATCAGAGAATTCGATCAAGGTGGAGCAGATGATTGAGGAACCTGGGATGAGACGGCCTGATGAAGTGTTAGAGATCTTGGATCAGGTGGATGGTCCCACGGATATCGGTGCAGAGCCTGTCATAAAGACTGAAAATGTCGATTGGTAATAATTATTTGATGTCATAAGCAGCTTTTGCATCATTTGTCGTTGTAAATTATTCTTCTATGCATACAAAAGCAAGATTGTCCGTGTCCACCTTCGTGTTCTTGTCTTTTTCGCGGTCCAATCATCCTATGAACGGTTCAATCAGCAAGCGTCTCATCCCAAGAAGATCAGCAACTCGCTTCTAGTCGCCAaaactcttcttctcgctTTATTAATCTTCCCCATCCAATCTTTTGCGTCACTGGCACTTGCAGCCCTACGAGTCTCGTCAGCTCATTCATTCGAGGGAAGTCAACAGTACACACTTGAGGGCAATGGTATCACCTCCTCTTCGCTGATCTGCCTTTAACGCAAAGCCCATCGAGTCTCTCGTCTGTCGCACTTCAACCTCATGTAATGCCAATGGCTAAACGGTTGCCATCAGTCGTTAATCTTCGAGTGCTCAACGAGAGAATTCACCATGCGGTAAAGACTATTATCCTCGAGAAGGACAATGATATCGTTACACAGAACCAGGCTGAGCTTCCTACCCGACTTGGCCTTAGATATAGGCCCCTCTTTGATAAGCTTTCTAGGGCCAAGGAATGCAGTTGGGGCCGTCAAATCAAGTCGTCTAAATATACCTCAGCTTCCCTCTTCTAACGTGAAGAGTAAGGACTCACCCTTCACCTCCAATCCACAGATTCTCACTCAATACTCTCAATCGTTCTTGCCCTTCAGCTTCTCTCACGCTCTCATTAATCCTAGATACAATCCCTTCGACTGCGTGCAATGCAGATTGGAGAGGTGTTAAATCGATAGAGTCGTAAGGTGTGTAGGCGATGATTTGCTTAATAAGAAGGGGGTAACGCGTTATTCGTTGCACTGGAATGATGATCATGGTTAGTGAAGAAGTAATAAATAGTATAGATCACTTACTTGGTATGAGAAGGTAATGGGAGAGATCGAGGCCTCGGATAGAGCTGTTGGTCGCTTGGATGTGCTATAAAGAGTTAGTATACCTCATATTTGCACTATTGTGAAAGCACCAACCCTCAGATGAGCATCCAGCTCAGGCTTCTCCTCCCTCAGGCTCTGTAGAAGCTTAATAGCCTGGTGCTGGTTCACACAATAAGTCTACCATTCTTATCAGCTATTGGCTACCCCAAACATGCTCGTAAATTCAGCCCACCATATACACTCCAGCTTCATTGAGAAAACTCAACACATCACCGATTCTGTCGATATACAACCTTGCTGCTTTCTGTCTCTCTTCCAAAGCACTGAGGAATCCAGTATTGAACAAAAGGATGTCTTCGATGTTAGCAAATATGACAGTAAGAGCTTTCTCGTCCAGTAGAGACAAAAGAGAGGCGTAAAATACCTATGAGAAGGCGATGAGCATTACAAGTAGATAAGATGGAGGCTCTTACCTCCACGATCAATTGCAGATCTCTGTTATAACTAATCTCGGTAGCGATGAATTCAAAGATCGCTTCttgcctctttctctccttcttaTCCATCGTTTCTAGAACACTCGGTTCTACTAAACTAGACCAAGTCTTACCAAACCCAGCATCCACTTCTTCACCTGAGCCAAGAATACCTAATCCAGGGGCCGGGGAGACAGGACGTTCGTCTACTCTCGTAATCGTAGGGCCGCTAATGGATGGTCGTTTAGGTTCATGTCCATGGGGTGTCATCATACTCCTGAGGAAACCGGTGATTTTTCCGCCTGTCTCCTTTCCGAGTGACAAAGTGGATGCTGGAAGAGAAGTTGTGGTTGATGCCGGGGACAGAGGAGCTCCCCCAGCAGGACCAGTAAGTTGAGGAGAAAGAACTTGCGACTCAGCTCGGACTGGCTCAGGTCGAGGTAGAGGTTGGGATTGAATCAGAGCAGACTGAGCGAGGAATGCCTCGTACCGAGCGTACGCATCTTGCGTTCCCAATCTGTCCGGTTGGACTTCTTTCGTTGGTGGGCTAGGTAACTCTTTGCGTTTACCTTCCGGCACTGCTGGGGCATGTCTTCTCTTTCTGCCTGGGACATTAGGAGCCGGCCTTCTTCTGGATGCAACTCGCCCTAATCTTTGCACAGGCGCTCCAGATGGCTCGCGTTTGAGTTGAAGGCCAGCGGCGGCAAGAATATCTTGGCGTTGTTCTTCACGTTTCTTACGCTCTATTTCCCTTTCAGCATCGGTTTCTTTCTTAGGAGGCTTGGGCGCCGCACGACGTTCCTTCTTTGGCTTCTCAACGTCGGTCATCTTATCACCTACGGGTGGCTCCGCTTCGGCTtcgctctcatcttcaGATTCAGAACTGGACTCATCAGAAGACCAAAAGCTGAGTATCGAGTCATCGGATGAAAATTCCGtttcatcctcttcattgTCGGTGATGAACGATGGCGTATGCGACATGGCCGTGCTCGCTACCGAGAGTGTTGAAATGGCTCTAGGACGGGTGCGAAG comes from Cryptococcus gattii WM276 chromosome G, complete sequence and encodes:
- a CDS encoding DNA polymerase epsilon p12 subunit (dna polymerase epsilon subunit 4), putative (Similar to TIGR gene model, INSD accession AAW44766.1) — protein: MQVEYESSPAVEQPSFEEGVSFRPGSSTQAGGAESEEEQDEEDVEAGQGTISYGFGKGEIRPDVASFSGSGAKKPARKRIIKQRQSLAEKQPGTTMFPVTRVKKIVKADRDIDIMSSEAVFMVSVAAEYFIKHFMEEGYTKARLEKRKLINYRDMANVVARSEEFDFLKELFTDVIPTPMPLSEAIEKRKRKVAAEENLDEDAPASSHLNDEDLPPLVPSTNPAFPNAVVKKPSNTHAKGASAKVKTDAPTSEKDESRAVAPNAQGTRKSARRSTMGAEDDADKSYLSELRGEGGDEEAITSDGDEKMDEE
- a CDS encoding ATP dependent RNA helicase, putative (Similar to TIGR gene model, INSD accession AAW44765.1), giving the protein MASAFSLLTAGGAKFDKSRFKDDFQLFEAKKRKDRKGKSKQVDIVATGSALPISLDFFGDHPHSQHKPQPESESESDSESDSGSSSTSIPAPPPQKITLTGSEPLPKSLHTNLPSLVNHESHSLTSAEGGPLLSALSQANIHSLWGVQCAVGGCLLEDRDTLCVAPTGSGKTLSYVLPTIVKLRDPARKLKGTEEGKGVRALVVVPTHDLAVQIQGVIKAVTRGRHWRSMVLTKATEKAVWESAPGEAVRAGEDSDNEMKDEDSADEEDDEDDNESTGSVNEFAPKVSGNPEGLGIDVLVATPERLHHLIDSRRISLAQTKYVILDESDRLLSSDFLPQVEPILSACTNPTVQKCFLSATMPAGAEALAKKWLKDGGVRVVVGVKDSAVTTVDQSLLYTGSESGKLLALRNLISSGQLPYPSLIFVQSIERAEELYKTLVLDGIKVDAVHGGKAKTKRDEAIEDFRMGTVWMLVVTEVLARGMDFRGVKVVINYDFPQTVPSYIHRIGRTGRAGRPGKAITFFNIEDGPYLRTIANVLRSSGCPVPEYMLDMKKPTKNEKKKLAKAPPKRKAVGGGGRDLNREAGKKKKQMVEASKKRKMLGKGGRGEEKEKKDDEE
- a CDS encoding Hypothetical protein (Similar to SGTC gene model, INSD accession EAL19817.1; CNBG1100); the encoded protein is MLARLTTFALTFALTARAAITILYPTTDTIWYKNNTVTLNWTISDPQTDTYLFRTYLFNTDQSLLAGNHSIADSTNATSQFVRILLTNVPSGQGYTVSFVNTTNEAQVFATSEAFQIADGEVANSTTTASSTTATSSSSIFIPNSKTTTSSSFTTNPFATAQASATSKSSNSGSTLDTRAIANILQGGMVLLLIVIGMGITL
- a CDS encoding DNA-(apurinic or apyrimidinic site) lyase, putative (Similar to TIGR gene model, INSD accession AAW44763.1), with amino-acid sequence MSRRPNIRSTKSVINNSVAIVAADAVKEELPSPKLTYTSLRRSTRSSVTAEGSASPVRNSKLNIAKYEYKDPTPSSRKRQKIDDIVKEEEVETKTSPIKSPAKKPLPQVALAKPHSAPAKWEEQYQLIEKMRRGFVAPVDEMGCERPRTNAEGDPKTFRFHILISLMLSSQTKDAVTSAAVTSLHTSLPGGLTAASLATAPLETIQECINKVGFWRRKAEYIQEAAKSLLEQEGDEKGDVPKTVEGLCKLKGVGPKMAFLALQCAWDINAGIGVDVHVHRITNRLKWHRPPTSTPEQTRLNLQSWLPPHLHKPINPLMVGFGQVICLPVGPRCDICLLGQKEICPSRVKGANSKGRKEVVYSFKEEGDELAVGQWRWGQAKRVKSEAKVEIGYEEGLENIKDEESENSIKVEQMIEEPGMRRPDEVLEILDQVDGPTDIGAEPVIKTENVDW